The Nitrosomonas communis genome has a segment encoding these proteins:
- a CDS encoding Hsp70 family protein encodes MSKEKNPARYIVGIDLGTTHTVAAYADLNESEPTPELFNIEQLVALGEVAAQPLLPSLRYHPAAGELAERDLHLPWQLNRIDPQEPKAVFGELARELGSRVPGRLVASAKSWLSYAAVDRMAPILPWGGAEGIDKISPVHASATYLAYVRSAWNHQFPEYPLEKQEVVITIPASFDEGARTLTVEAAHLAGLTSARLVEEPQAACYDWLARHQQQLNTLLADTRLILVCDVGGGTTDLTLIKVTLKNGQVHLTRIGVGNHLMLGGDNMDLALAHIAERQLVTPGAPLSAASLSQLMQQCRKAKERLLDADAPEKIMVTILGTGAKLIGGARSTELNREAVHRMLLDGFLPITPVDELPQRTRGGIVEFGLPYVSDPAISRHIAAFLTLHAQASREALGELAPLDDRIPIPDAILLNGGIFNSTLLSQRLLGILAQWRGAPLQQLLNTQPDLAVASGAVAYAMARHGQGIRIGGGSARSYFIQVAAEQEAQQGVCILPRGTEEGQAVQLTERNFALRIGEPVRFHLVSSINDTTFQPGDIVTLDDIMFTPLPPIATVLAQDKDVARSQTAEVPVQLQTTLTEVGTLEMACVAQDKSSQRWKLEFQLRGGKGGLVSSMSSTLHPRFAEASELLSLVYGPPSKKISPKAIKTLRFDLEKILGKREDWDTALLRELFGTLWECGQRRRYSATHERLWFNLIGFCLRPGFGYPLDDWRVQQLWSIYEQGLQYITEAAVWAEWWILWRRVSGGLSEPAQCQILDDIAYDLQPLSKRARKRSPGAKPQGYDDMVRLVATLERLPTARKIEVGEWLLERLQKASESLQTWWAVGRIGARVPFYGSVHNVVPAEIAANWLQRAIKLDWKKIRPAAFAATMLARMSGDRERDISPELRAQIIQYLQQAKCPASWIEMVEHPTELQEADERSMYGESLPPGLRLVH; translated from the coding sequence TTGAGTAAAGAAAAAAATCCCGCCCGCTATATCGTCGGTATCGATTTGGGCACGACTCATACCGTTGCGGCCTATGCCGACCTGAACGAGTCCGAGCCTACGCCTGAATTATTTAACATAGAACAATTAGTCGCACTCGGTGAAGTAGCTGCGCAGCCGTTATTACCTTCTTTACGTTATCATCCTGCGGCAGGGGAGCTTGCCGAGCGCGATCTTCATCTGCCATGGCAGTTAAACCGCATCGATCCGCAGGAACCCAAGGCGGTATTTGGCGAACTGGCCCGTGAACTGGGTTCGCGTGTGCCGGGTCGTTTGGTTGCCAGTGCGAAGAGCTGGCTGTCGTATGCGGCGGTAGACCGCATGGCACCGATTTTGCCATGGGGAGGGGCTGAAGGCATTGACAAAATTTCGCCGGTCCATGCCAGCGCCACTTATCTGGCGTATGTACGCAGTGCCTGGAACCATCAATTTCCTGAGTATCCATTAGAAAAGCAGGAAGTCGTCATTACCATCCCGGCCTCTTTTGATGAAGGGGCAAGGACATTGACGGTGGAGGCTGCGCATTTGGCAGGTCTTACAAGTGCACGTTTAGTAGAAGAGCCGCAGGCTGCCTGTTATGACTGGCTTGCGCGCCATCAACAGCAACTGAATACCTTATTAGCGGATACCCGCCTGATTCTGGTGTGTGACGTGGGCGGGGGCACGACAGATCTCACCCTGATTAAGGTCACGCTCAAAAATGGCCAGGTGCATCTGACCCGTATTGGGGTGGGCAATCATCTTATGCTAGGGGGTGATAACATGGATCTGGCCCTGGCGCATATTGCGGAAAGACAGCTGGTTACGCCAGGTGCGCCGCTGAGTGCAGCCAGTCTGTCGCAACTGATGCAGCAATGCCGTAAGGCCAAGGAGCGCTTGTTGGATGCTGATGCGCCGGAAAAAATCATGGTGACCATTCTGGGTACAGGCGCCAAGCTGATTGGTGGAGCGCGCTCAACTGAACTAAATCGTGAGGCGGTACACCGCATGCTGTTGGATGGGTTCTTACCGATCACACCGGTGGATGAGCTTCCGCAACGTACGCGCGGTGGTATCGTTGAGTTTGGATTGCCTTATGTGTCCGACCCGGCCATCAGTCGACATATTGCTGCGTTTCTCACACTGCATGCTCAGGCTTCGCGCGAGGCATTGGGTGAATTGGCACCGCTCGATGACCGCATTCCGATTCCGGATGCTATTTTGCTCAATGGCGGCATTTTTAACAGCACCTTGTTATCCCAGCGCTTGCTGGGTATATTAGCGCAGTGGCGCGGTGCACCGTTGCAACAACTATTAAACACGCAGCCCGATCTTGCCGTAGCTTCTGGCGCAGTGGCTTACGCGATGGCACGCCATGGTCAGGGTATCCGAATTGGTGGGGGTTCAGCGCGAAGTTACTTTATCCAGGTTGCTGCAGAACAAGAAGCGCAGCAAGGGGTATGTATCTTGCCGCGTGGCACAGAAGAAGGCCAAGCGGTCCAATTGACTGAACGTAATTTTGCCTTACGGATTGGTGAGCCCGTGCGTTTTCATCTCGTTTCATCCATTAATGATACAACCTTCCAGCCGGGAGATATCGTTACCCTGGATGACATCATGTTTACGCCGCTACCTCCCATCGCCACAGTACTCGCTCAGGATAAGGATGTGGCACGGTCGCAAACGGCTGAAGTGCCAGTGCAGCTACAAACTACCTTGACTGAAGTCGGTACGCTTGAGATGGCCTGTGTTGCCCAGGATAAATCTTCACAGCGCTGGAAGCTGGAGTTTCAATTGCGTGGTGGCAAGGGTGGGCTCGTATCGAGTATGTCCAGTACCTTACATCCTCGTTTTGCGGAAGCAAGTGAGCTGCTCAGTTTGGTTTATGGGCCCCCATCAAAGAAGATCAGCCCCAAGGCCATAAAAACCTTGCGGTTTGATCTGGAAAAGATTTTAGGCAAGCGCGAGGATTGGGATACCGCTTTATTGCGCGAATTATTCGGCACACTATGGGAATGTGGCCAGCGCCGTCGTTATTCCGCTACCCATGAAAGATTATGGTTTAATTTGATTGGCTTTTGTTTACGCCCTGGGTTTGGTTATCCGCTTGATGATTGGCGGGTGCAACAGTTATGGTCCATTTATGAGCAAGGGTTGCAATATATAACCGAAGCAGCAGTATGGGCGGAATGGTGGATTTTGTGGCGGCGCGTGAGTGGTGGGCTAAGCGAGCCGGCTCAATGCCAGATTCTTGATGATATTGCTTATGACCTGCAACCCTTAAGCAAGCGCGCCCGGAAGCGGTCACCGGGAGCAAAGCCTCAAGGCTATGATGATATGGTACGCCTGGTCGCAACATTGGAACGTTTACCCACAGCACGTAAAATCGAAGTAGGCGAATGGTTGTTGGAGCGCCTGCAAAAAGCATCCGAATCACTGCAAACCTGGTGGGCGGTAGGACGCATTGGGGCAAGAGTACCGTTTTATGGCAGTGTACATAATGTTGTACCGGCAGAGATTGCCGCCAATTGGCTGCAAAGGGCGATCAAGTTGGACTGGAAAAAGATTCGCCCTGCCGCCTTTGCCGCTACCATGTTGGCGCGCATGAGTGGAGATCGGGAACGGGATATTTCACCAGAGCTGCGTGCGCAAATTATCCAATATTTACAACAAGCGAAATGTCCAGCATCATGGATTGAGATGGTTGAGCATCCCACTGAACTCCAAGAAGCCGACGAGCGGAGTATGTATGGGGAATCCCTGCCGCCCGGGCTGCGTCTGGTACATTAA
- a CDS encoding Hsp70 family protein, producing MKEAKYSIGIDLGTTHCAVSCVDLAQSQGETVAQAIMGIPQLTSPGNVEEKALLPSFIYLPHPDEFAQNDLMLPWDSERQYVVGELARSQGIRTPIRVVSSAKSWLCHPGVDRRLALLPLDAPDEIEKISPLQASIHYLQDLRDAWNNQHPESPLAQQSVTITVPASFDPAARDLTAEAARTIGLDQFLLLEEPQAALYSWLQATGGDWRKQVKPGDIILVIDVGGGTTDLSLIAVTEQEGNLVLQRIAVGDHILLGGDNMDLALAHVVSSKLAHQGTRLEPWQLHGLTHACRTAKEILLNDPDAETVPVVVPSRSSRLIGGTLRTELTRAEVTQTIVEGFFPKVEVTAQLVSRARGALTKLGLPYAQDAAITRHLAAFLTRQAGAAAELAGFENALAEGASFLHATAVLFNGGVFKAPVLTERVSEVINSWLQKENSPAIRLLEGADLDLAVAKGAAYYGYVRLGQGVRIRGGTAKSYYIGVESAMPAVPGIEPPIQILCVAPFGMEEGTRTEVPSQEFGLVVGEPVRFRFFGSSVRREDQAGMMLNEWLPEEIEELEEIEINLPAENHSPGEVVPVHLQAAITEMGTLHLEAVSPKGEHWKVEFDVRGGVENKP from the coding sequence GTGAAAGAAGCAAAATATAGCATAGGTATTGATTTAGGCACGACACATTGCGCCGTATCCTGTGTGGATCTGGCGCAAAGTCAGGGAGAAACGGTGGCGCAAGCAATCATGGGGATACCCCAACTGACTTCGCCAGGTAATGTAGAAGAGAAGGCGTTACTCCCGTCTTTTATATACTTACCTCATCCCGATGAGTTTGCACAAAATGATTTAATGCTGCCATGGGATAGCGAACGGCAATATGTCGTGGGTGAATTGGCACGTAGTCAAGGGATACGTACACCAATACGGGTTGTATCTAGTGCAAAAAGCTGGTTGTGCCATCCGGGAGTAGATCGGCGCTTAGCTCTCTTGCCACTGGACGCACCCGATGAAATTGAAAAAATTTCACCTTTGCAGGCTTCCATTCACTATCTGCAAGATTTGCGCGACGCATGGAATAACCAACACCCTGAGTCACCTTTAGCACAACAGTCGGTGACAATTACTGTCCCTGCCTCCTTTGATCCTGCCGCGCGGGATCTGACTGCTGAAGCTGCGCGGACGATCGGATTGGATCAATTTCTTCTCCTGGAAGAACCACAGGCCGCATTATACAGTTGGTTACAAGCGACCGGAGGAGATTGGCGTAAGCAGGTGAAACCCGGTGATATCATTCTGGTGATAGACGTGGGTGGGGGGACAACTGATTTGTCCTTGATTGCGGTGACTGAACAGGAAGGTAATCTTGTCCTGCAGCGTATCGCGGTGGGAGATCATATCTTGCTGGGCGGTGATAATATGGATCTGGCATTAGCCCATGTGGTCAGTTCCAAACTTGCCCATCAAGGCACTCGTCTTGAGCCGTGGCAATTGCATGGCTTGACTCACGCATGCCGTACTGCGAAGGAAATCCTGCTCAATGATCCCGATGCGGAAACAGTCCCGGTGGTCGTTCCCAGCCGGAGCTCACGTTTAATTGGCGGCACTTTGCGCACTGAATTAACTCGTGCTGAGGTGACACAAACTATTGTGGAGGGTTTTTTTCCAAAAGTGGAAGTAACGGCACAATTGGTTTCCCGGGCACGTGGTGCATTAACTAAACTCGGATTACCCTATGCGCAGGATGCCGCTATTACCAGGCATTTAGCAGCATTTCTGACGCGACAGGCGGGTGCTGCTGCAGAATTAGCAGGTTTTGAAAATGCATTAGCAGAGGGAGCCAGTTTTTTACATGCGACAGCCGTGCTGTTCAATGGCGGCGTGTTTAAGGCGCCGGTGCTGACTGAACGCGTGAGTGAGGTAATCAATAGCTGGTTACAAAAGGAGAATTCTCCTGCTATACGCTTGTTAGAAGGTGCGGATTTAGACCTCGCCGTGGCGAAAGGTGCAGCCTATTATGGTTATGTCAGACTTGGCCAGGGCGTACGTATTCGCGGGGGTACCGCCAAATCATATTATATCGGGGTGGAAAGTGCCATGCCAGCGGTTCCTGGTATTGAGCCTCCTATCCAGATACTGTGTGTTGCGCCTTTTGGCATGGAGGAAGGAACACGTACTGAAGTACCTAGCCAGGAGTTTGGGCTGGTTGTCGGTGAACCGGTAAGGTTTCGCTTTTTCGGTTCATCGGTGCGGCGTGAAGATCAAGCAGGCATGATGCTGAATGAGTGGTTGCCAGAAGAAATCGAGGAGCTGGAAGAAATCGAAATCAACCTGCCTGCTGAGAATCACTCGCCAGGAGAAGTGGTTCCGGTACATTTGCAAGCAGCTATCACAGAAATGGGTACCCTGCACCTTGAGGCGGTATCGCCGAAAGGTGAACATTGGAAAGTAGAGTTTGATGTGCGTGGCGGTGTGGAAAACAAACCTTGA
- a CDS encoding DUF2760 domain-containing protein has product MSEPAVPGFFVRFFLAFGVYFRFLFNREFAGAVLRIGKGEITASTGETPPIEARPQSMAPMLKEAPPDSALQLLGLLQQEGRFIDFIEEDVARFSDADIGAAVRVVHEGCRKVLHDHMMTGPVREEQEGARVTLHAGFDASAIRLTGKVVGQPPFSGTLVHRGWRVNNITLPKLAEGHDVKVLAPAEIEL; this is encoded by the coding sequence ATGAGTGAGCCGGCTGTACCAGGATTTTTTGTTCGATTTTTTCTCGCGTTCGGTGTTTATTTTCGCTTCCTCTTTAATAGGGAATTTGCTGGTGCCGTCTTGCGCATAGGTAAAGGTGAAATCACCGCTTCCACCGGTGAGACACCTCCCATCGAAGCCAGGCCTCAGTCAATGGCGCCGATGCTGAAGGAAGCACCACCCGATTCGGCGCTGCAGTTGTTAGGACTATTACAGCAAGAGGGGCGTTTTATCGATTTTATAGAGGAAGATGTCGCGCGGTTTTCCGATGCGGACATTGGTGCAGCCGTCAGAGTGGTGCACGAGGGGTGTCGGAAAGTCTTGCATGACCATATGATGACGGGACCTGTGCGTGAGGAACAAGAAGGTGCGCGAGTAACGTTGCACGCGGGCTTTGATGCCTCAGCTATTCGTTTGACGGGTAAAGTGGTTGGTCAGCCCCCCTTTAGTGGTACTTTGGTTCACCGCGGCTGGCGGGTTAACAACATCACCTTGCCAAAACTCGCAGAAGGTCATGATGTGAAAGTATTAGCTCCGGCAGAGATAGAACTGTGA
- the glgB gene encoding 1,4-alpha-glucan branching protein GlgB: MPLNNDIAKIIAARHHDPFTVLGRHHKEGMTIVRAFKPHAKSVTIAENGLTMQRVGDTDLFEWQGDGSNLPQHYRFIWHDYDNYEHIAHDPYTYLPQLGDFDLHLFAEGKHWHAYRFLGAHPHEVNNVRGTLFSVWAPGAERVSVIGDFNRWDGRCHPMRVRQGYGVWELFIPDVHPGMLYKYEIRNREYGTIHSKIDPYGQEFELRPRNASIIARETSYQWGDQNWLEQRSRFDWQHRPVSIYEVHLGSWQRGMEGEFLNYQELVHRLVPYVIEMGFTHIELLPITEHPFDLSWGYQVTGYYAPTSRFGSPDDFRYFVDYLHQHHIGVILDWVPAHFPKDAHGLARFDGTPLYEHGDPRKGEHLDWSTLIFNYSRHEVKNFLLSSALYWLEQFHIDGLRVDAVASMLYLDYSRTEWIPNQYGGRENLEAIDFLRQVNTVVHGQCPGVLIFAEESTSWPQVTKPADSGGLGFDIKWNMGWMNDSLAYWSKNPIYRQHHHNILTFSMLYAFSENFILPFSHDEVVHGKGSMLNKMPGDEQQRFANLRLIYTYLFTHPGKKLLFMGTEFGQGLEWNSAGVLDWYVLEYANHKGVQLLVKDLNHLYHQTTALHQYDFDWHGFEWIDCNDNRNSILTYLRKSDENFLVVALNLTPVLHENYRMGVPESGTYKEIFNSDSNFYAGSNVGNGDVNLVAEAIEWNGRPYSISLTLPPLGAIILEKLIS, encoded by the coding sequence ATGCCTTTAAACAATGACATTGCAAAGATAATTGCAGCACGTCATCATGATCCTTTTACTGTATTAGGCCGTCATCATAAGGAGGGCATGACAATTGTGCGCGCCTTTAAACCACATGCGAAATCTGTCACGATTGCAGAAAACGGACTGACTATGCAACGAGTGGGTGACACTGACCTCTTTGAATGGCAGGGTGACGGTAGCAACCTGCCGCAACACTACCGCTTTATCTGGCATGATTACGATAACTACGAACATATCGCGCATGATCCCTATACCTACCTGCCGCAGCTCGGTGATTTTGATCTTCACTTATTTGCTGAAGGAAAACATTGGCATGCCTACCGTTTTTTGGGTGCTCATCCACACGAAGTTAACAATGTCAGGGGTACGCTGTTCTCTGTATGGGCACCTGGCGCAGAGCGTGTAAGCGTGATCGGTGATTTCAATCGCTGGGACGGCCGTTGTCATCCGATGCGTGTCCGCCAGGGTTATGGCGTATGGGAGCTTTTTATTCCTGATGTTCATCCCGGCATGCTCTATAAATATGAGATCCGTAATCGGGAATACGGCACTATCCACTCAAAAATTGACCCGTATGGACAAGAATTTGAATTACGTCCACGCAATGCATCGATCATTGCTAGAGAAACCAGCTATCAGTGGGGTGACCAAAACTGGCTGGAGCAACGTAGCCGGTTTGATTGGCAACATCGGCCCGTGTCAATTTACGAAGTTCACCTCGGTTCATGGCAACGTGGCATGGAAGGTGAATTTCTTAACTATCAGGAATTGGTACATCGGCTGGTGCCTTATGTGATTGAAATGGGGTTCACTCACATCGAACTGCTGCCAATAACCGAACATCCTTTTGATCTTTCTTGGGGTTATCAAGTGACCGGGTATTATGCGCCTACCAGCCGATTCGGCTCTCCAGATGATTTTCGTTATTTTGTCGATTATCTGCACCAGCATCATATCGGGGTTATTCTTGATTGGGTGCCTGCTCATTTCCCCAAGGATGCGCATGGCTTAGCGCGTTTTGATGGTACACCGTTATACGAGCATGGCGATCCACGCAAAGGTGAGCACTTGGATTGGTCTACCTTGATTTTTAACTATAGCCGCCATGAAGTAAAGAATTTCCTGCTCTCAAGTGCGCTTTATTGGCTGGAACAATTCCATATTGACGGATTACGGGTGGATGCAGTGGCCTCCATGCTCTACCTTGATTACTCACGCACAGAATGGATACCTAATCAATACGGTGGCAGAGAAAATCTGGAAGCTATTGATTTTTTGCGTCAAGTCAACACTGTTGTTCATGGCCAGTGTCCGGGTGTGCTGATTTTTGCAGAAGAATCTACCTCCTGGCCACAAGTGACAAAACCTGCCGATAGCGGTGGACTTGGTTTTGATATCAAATGGAATATGGGATGGATGAATGATTCTCTGGCCTACTGGTCCAAGAATCCCATTTATCGTCAGCACCATCACAATATTCTTACGTTCAGTATGTTGTATGCTTTTTCAGAGAACTTTATTTTGCCGTTTTCTCATGATGAAGTCGTGCACGGGAAGGGTTCCATGCTGAACAAGATGCCCGGTGATGAACAGCAACGTTTTGCCAACTTGCGCCTGATCTATACTTATTTATTTACTCATCCCGGTAAAAAATTGCTCTTTATGGGGACAGAATTTGGTCAGGGACTTGAATGGAACAGCGCTGGAGTTCTAGATTGGTATGTACTTGAGTATGCCAACCATAAAGGTGTACAACTGCTAGTGAAGGATTTGAACCACCTGTATCACCAAACTACAGCGCTTCATCAATATGATTTTGATTGGCATGGGTTTGAATGGATTGATTGTAATGACAACAGAAATTCGATTTTAACCTATCTGCGCAAGTCAGATGAGAATTTTCTGGTGGTTGCCCTTAATCTTACCCCTGTCCTCCATGAAAATTACAGAATGGGTGTGCCAGAATCGGGTACTTATAAAGAAATTTTTAATTCGGATTCGAATTTTTATGCGGGGAGCAATGTAGGCAATGGTGATGTAAATCTAGTGGCAGAAGCCATAGAATGGAACGGAAGACCGTATTCCATAAGCTTAACGCTGCCGCCATTAGGCGCAATCATTCTGGAAAAATTGATTTCATGA
- a CDS encoding glycosyl hydrolase family 57 — protein MKQLPEYINGLPNICGSEDLVAKVIRECQNDSVFLPHSRIDFSRIKSAFACALHMHQPLMPAGGDHLQTAALISNLQYMMEHPNNGDNHNAPVFAYCYKRMGEYIPQLIHEGKNPKIMLEYSGTLLHGIRKMGRHDVIDSLKDITCNPEYNCAVEWLGCPWGHSVAPSTPVQDYRLHVKAWQHHFAAIFGLEALKRVRGFSPSEMALPNHPDVAYEFIKTLKECGYQWVLVQEHSVEELESGCSPRQPHLPHRLVCAHSNGTTASIVAIIKTQGSDTKLIGQMQPYYEAKYLSRTELAGKNIPPVVSQIADGENGGVMMNEFPSKYQEVMRECAYSDTPGVNVSEYLEYLYSIQLKEEDFPIIRPLFHKKIWTYIQPGDGSDKLNAAIEALSREDHNFHMEGGSWTNDLSWVKGYESVLEPLEEVSKLFYTTALKSGHATDEHCYRNALFHLLCSQTSCYRYWGQGLWTDYGREICRRTYEILKNDF, from the coding sequence ATGAAACAGTTACCCGAATATATCAATGGCCTGCCCAATATTTGTGGATCGGAAGATCTTGTGGCAAAAGTTATTCGAGAATGCCAAAATGATTCTGTATTCTTGCCGCATAGCAGGATAGATTTCAGCCGCATAAAAAGCGCATTTGCTTGCGCGCTGCACATGCATCAGCCACTTATGCCTGCGGGTGGTGATCATCTACAGACCGCTGCTCTCATCAGTAATCTGCAGTACATGATGGAGCATCCGAACAACGGCGATAATCACAACGCCCCTGTGTTTGCCTATTGCTATAAGCGGATGGGAGAATATATTCCGCAATTGATTCATGAAGGTAAAAACCCAAAAATCATGTTGGAGTACTCGGGTACCCTGCTGCACGGCATACGCAAAATGGGGCGGCACGATGTGATAGACAGCCTTAAAGATATCACCTGCAACCCTGAATATAATTGCGCAGTAGAATGGCTGGGCTGCCCTTGGGGTCACTCCGTGGCACCTTCTACTCCCGTGCAAGACTATCGCTTGCACGTGAAAGCCTGGCAACATCATTTTGCTGCAATCTTTGGATTAGAGGCACTTAAGCGGGTGCGCGGTTTTTCTCCTTCTGAAATGGCTTTGCCTAACCATCCCGATGTGGCTTATGAATTCATCAAAACATTAAAAGAGTGCGGCTATCAATGGGTATTGGTTCAAGAGCATTCCGTCGAGGAGCTGGAAAGTGGCTGCTCGCCGCGACAACCTCACTTACCACACCGTTTGGTTTGCGCCCACTCCAACGGCACAACCGCAAGCATCGTTGCTATTATCAAAACCCAAGGCTCAGATACCAAACTCATTGGCCAAATGCAGCCTTATTACGAAGCAAAATACTTGTCGCGGACAGAATTGGCTGGCAAGAATATTCCGCCAGTGGTCAGTCAAATCGCTGATGGCGAAAATGGTGGCGTTATGATGAATGAATTTCCATCCAAATATCAAGAAGTAATGCGCGAGTGCGCTTATAGTGATACGCCTGGCGTCAACGTCAGTGAATATCTGGAATACCTTTATTCCATTCAACTTAAAGAAGAAGATTTTCCCATCATCCGCCCCTTGTTCCATAAAAAGATTTGGACGTATATCCAACCAGGGGATGGTTCAGACAAACTCAATGCGGCCATTGAAGCGCTATCGCGGGAAGATCACAATTTTCATATGGAAGGGGGGAGTTGGACTAACGATCTTTCTTGGGTAAAAGGCTATGAGAGTGTGCTCGAGCCCCTGGAAGAAGTGAGCAAGCTGTTTTACACCACAGCGCTTAAATCAGGCCATGCCACGGATGAACATTGCTATCGGAATGCCCTCTTTCATCTGCTTTGCTCGCAAACAAGCTGTTACCGCTACTGGGGACAAGGCTTATGGACGGATTATGGGCGTGAAATATGCCGCCGCACTTATGAAATCCTTAAGAATGATTTTTAG
- the glgX gene encoding glycogen debranching protein GlgX — protein sequence MKIWPGQPYPLGAVYDGSGTNFSVFSEIAERVELCLFDEKGKEQRIDLPEVTGYCWHGYVPFMEPGQRYGFRIHGPWDPAKGQRCNPAKLLLDPYAKAIDGQIQWNEAVFPYRFGKGSEVRSMSNSAPYMPRSVVHQPHFDWNGDRRLQIPWHETIIYETHVKGITNRHPDIPPEIRGTYTALAHPAIIEHFKQLGITAVELMPIHHFIHDKHLVDQGLRNYWGYNSIGYFAPHSEYAAQKRPGAAVAEFKQMVKGLHQAGIEVILDVVYNHTAEGNHLGPMLSFKGIDNTYYYRLADDPHYYQDYTGTGNSLNMRNPFVLQLIMDSLRYWVLEMHVDGFRFDLAATLARELHDVDRLSVFFNIIQQDPIISQVKLIAEPWDVGEGGYQVGNFPPVWSEWNGKYRDCARDFWRGENQTLGECASRFTGSSDLYEQTSRRPYASINFITAHDGFTLNDLVSYNEKHNEANGEKNNDGENHNRSWNCGVEGKTDDPNVLQLRKRQQRNFLVTLFLSQGVPMLLGGDEISRTQQGNNNAYCQDNEISWYDWENADKDLLVFCQKLIEYRKNHPVFHRRHWFQGQPIHGSEVKDIAWFTLEGAQMSENDWGLGYAKSLGIFLNGITIPNPYPRGEPVKDDNFYVIFNAHHEALTFTLPGMEWGALWIKELDTSIGWPENQESFKAESQINVEARSVVVLRHSSFHLKSIAND from the coding sequence ATGAAAATTTGGCCAGGACAGCCTTATCCTTTGGGAGCCGTTTATGATGGATCTGGAACGAACTTTTCAGTATTTTCAGAAATCGCCGAACGGGTCGAGCTATGTCTCTTTGATGAAAAAGGGAAAGAACAGCGCATTGATTTACCCGAGGTAACAGGCTATTGCTGGCACGGCTATGTGCCCTTCATGGAGCCGGGCCAGCGTTACGGTTTCCGCATCCATGGACCCTGGGATCCTGCTAAAGGTCAGCGTTGTAATCCTGCCAAGTTGCTGCTCGACCCATACGCAAAAGCAATCGATGGGCAAATTCAATGGAATGAAGCTGTTTTCCCATACCGTTTTGGCAAGGGTAGCGAAGTTCGAAGCATGAGCAATAGTGCGCCATACATGCCACGCAGCGTAGTACATCAGCCCCATTTTGATTGGAATGGGGATCGTAGATTACAAATTCCCTGGCATGAGACCATCATCTATGAGACCCATGTCAAAGGGATCACTAACCGGCATCCAGACATTCCGCCTGAAATACGAGGCACTTACACTGCTCTAGCCCACCCAGCAATTATCGAGCATTTCAAGCAACTTGGGATAACAGCAGTCGAGCTCATGCCGATCCATCACTTCATCCACGACAAACATCTGGTGGATCAAGGTTTGCGAAATTATTGGGGATACAATTCCATTGGTTATTTCGCACCCCATAGTGAATATGCCGCCCAAAAACGCCCTGGTGCAGCTGTGGCTGAATTCAAACAAATGGTCAAGGGACTGCATCAGGCTGGAATCGAGGTGATTCTGGATGTGGTTTACAACCATACAGCGGAGGGAAACCACCTCGGCCCGATGCTTTCTTTCAAAGGTATCGATAATACCTATTATTACCGACTTGCTGACGATCCACACTATTACCAGGATTACACTGGCACTGGTAACAGCCTGAACATGCGCAATCCCTTCGTGCTACAGCTCATCATGGATTCGTTACGCTACTGGGTGCTGGAGATGCATGTGGATGGATTCCGCTTTGATCTGGCTGCCACTTTAGCACGTGAACTGCATGATGTGGACCGCCTTTCCGTATTCTTTAATATCATTCAGCAAGATCCGATCATCAGTCAGGTGAAGCTTATTGCTGAACCTTGGGATGTCGGAGAAGGGGGGTATCAGGTGGGTAACTTTCCGCCGGTATGGAGCGAGTGGAATGGAAAATACCGGGACTGTGCACGCGATTTCTGGCGCGGTGAGAATCAAACACTCGGTGAGTGTGCCTCTCGCTTTACCGGCAGCTCGGATCTTTATGAGCAAACTTCTCGCCGGCCCTACGCCAGCATCAACTTCATCACTGCGCATGATGGTTTCACTTTAAACGATCTCGTTTCCTACAATGAAAAGCATAATGAAGCCAACGGTGAGAAAAACAATGATGGTGAAAATCACAATCGTTCGTGGAATTGTGGTGTGGAAGGCAAGACAGATGACCCAAATGTACTCCAGCTACGCAAACGCCAGCAGCGAAACTTCCTTGTCACGCTATTCCTATCGCAAGGTGTGCCGATGCTGCTCGGAGGTGATGAAATCAGCCGTACGCAACAAGGTAACAATAATGCCTACTGCCAGGATAATGAGATTTCCTGGTACGATTGGGAAAATGCGGATAAAGACTTGCTCGTTTTTTGTCAGAAACTCATCGAATATCGCAAAAACCATCCTGTTTTTCATCGGAGACACTGGTTTCAAGGTCAGCCCATTCATGGCAGCGAAGTAAAGGACATTGCCTGGTTTACCTTAGAAGGGGCACAGATGTCTGAAAATGATTGGGGCCTGGGATATGCCAAGTCACTTGGTATTTTCTTGAATGGCATAACGATCCCGAACCCCTACCCACGTGGCGAGCCGGTAAAAGACGACAATTTTTATGTAATTTTCAATGCCCACCATGAAGCGCTAACGTTTACTCTCCCCGGAATGGAGTGGGGGGCCCTTTGGATAAAGGAGCTCGACACCAGCATTGGCTGGCCGGAAAACCAGGAATCGTTTAAAGCAGAAAGCCAGATCAATGTGGAAGCCCGTTCCGTGGTAGTGCTGCGTCATTCATCTTTTCATCTTAAATCCATTGCCAATGATTGA